In one Umezawaea sp. Da 62-37 genomic region, the following are encoded:
- a CDS encoding roadblock/LC7 domain-containing protein: MTTAAQPGSFGWLITDFVRRVPGVAHAVVVSADGLLLAGSQGLPRDRAEQLSAVASGLVSLTAGAARCFEAGGVNQTVVEMERGYLFLMSISDGSCLAVLAAPNCDIGLVAYEMTLLVERVGQQLTPELRAQLQGVVRR; the protein is encoded by the coding sequence GTGACGACCGCAGCTCAGCCAGGCAGCTTTGGTTGGCTAATCACCGACTTCGTGCGCCGGGTACCCGGTGTTGCGCACGCCGTAGTCGTGTCGGCGGACGGGCTTCTGCTCGCCGGCTCGCAGGGCTTGCCACGTGACCGAGCCGAACAGCTTTCCGCGGTGGCGTCCGGTCTGGTGAGTCTCACCGCAGGAGCTGCTCGTTGCTTCGAGGCCGGTGGCGTGAACCAGACCGTGGTCGAGATGGAACGGGGTTACCTGTTCCTGATGTCCATCAGCGACGGTTCGTGCCTCGCCGTACTCGCCGCGCCCAACTGCGACATCGGACTCGTCGCGTACGAGATGACCTTGTTGGTCGAACGAGTCGGACAGCAACTCACCCCGGAGCTGCGCGCTCAGCTCCAGGGCGTGGTAAGGCGGTAG
- a CDS encoding DUF742 domain-containing protein: MAERSGAHGRRFGSGFNYQEWAVGGFQFSDPDAADPAPDEEPDEEAVPSVKPVVRRKRGRPKRESAEIDGTGQGLDDMSQREVDDSSYDYDDVPNRFDIDGYGSGLFGGPGADLFGAHNLPDSVPEQLPYTTGQQPIVRREENPAAESGSLVRPYTRTGGRTRPDYDLAIEALVSTSERGLERDAAVLPEHRSICGICTDTRSVAEVAAHLRLPLGVVRVLIGDMASMGLVLIHQGGLVVGDRPSIDFLERVLSGLRRL, encoded by the coding sequence ATGGCTGAGAGATCGGGCGCCCACGGACGTCGCTTCGGTAGCGGTTTCAACTACCAGGAGTGGGCGGTCGGGGGTTTCCAGTTCTCGGATCCGGACGCCGCTGACCCCGCGCCGGATGAGGAACCGGACGAGGAAGCAGTGCCCAGCGTCAAACCGGTTGTCCGGCGGAAACGCGGGCGACCGAAACGCGAGAGCGCGGAGATCGATGGCACAGGGCAGGGGCTAGACGACATGTCTCAGCGTGAGGTTGACGATTCGTCGTACGACTACGACGACGTGCCGAACCGTTTCGACATCGACGGGTACGGAAGTGGTCTGTTCGGCGGGCCGGGTGCGGATCTCTTCGGTGCCCACAACCTGCCCGACAGCGTTCCGGAACAACTGCCGTACACGACCGGCCAGCAGCCGATCGTGCGGCGCGAGGAGAACCCGGCGGCCGAATCGGGTTCGCTGGTTCGTCCGTACACCCGGACCGGTGGTCGCACACGACCGGACTACGATCTGGCCATCGAGGCACTGGTGTCCACCAGTGAGCGCGGGCTGGAACGTGACGCGGCGGTGCTCCCAGAACACCGGTCGATTTGCGGGATTTGCACGGACACCCGTTCGGTGGCCGAAGTGGCCGCCCACCTCCGACTGCCGCTAGGCGTCGTCAGGGTGTTGATCGGGGACATGGCCAGCATGGGTTTGGTTTTGATTCACCAGGGTGGTCTGGTCGTGGGAGACCGACCTTCCATTGACTTCCTTGAGAGGGTGCTCAGTGGGCTTCGCAGGCTCTAG
- a CDS encoding ATP/GTP-binding protein has product MGFAGSSPQGAEGARKPTTSAKIVVAGGFGVGKTTFVGSVSEIVPLTTEAVMTEASAGVDDLSATPNKVTTTVAMDFGRVSLDSDLILYLFGTPGQHRFWFMWDDLVRGAIGAIVLVDTRRLADAFASIDFFDDRQLPYVVGVNCFDGLLHHRIEDVREALTIDQSVPIVTCDARNRQSTKQTLITLVEHAMRQWMSVRAG; this is encoded by the coding sequence GTGGGCTTCGCAGGCTCTAGTCCCCAGGGCGCCGAGGGCGCACGGAAGCCGACGACCTCCGCGAAGATCGTGGTCGCGGGCGGCTTCGGCGTGGGCAAGACGACCTTCGTCGGCTCGGTGTCCGAGATCGTGCCGTTGACCACCGAGGCGGTGATGACCGAAGCCAGCGCGGGTGTGGACGACCTGTCGGCAACGCCGAACAAGGTCACCACCACCGTCGCGATGGACTTCGGACGCGTCTCCCTGGACAGCGACCTGATCCTGTACCTGTTCGGTACGCCGGGTCAGCACCGGTTCTGGTTCATGTGGGACGACCTGGTGCGGGGCGCGATCGGCGCCATCGTGCTGGTCGACACCAGGAGGTTGGCCGACGCGTTCGCGTCGATCGACTTCTTCGACGACCGGCAGCTGCCGTACGTCGTCGGCGTGAACTGCTTCGACGGGTTGCTGCACCACCGCATCGAAGATGTGCGGGAGGCGCTGACGATCGACCAGTCCGTGCCGATAGTGACTTGCGACGCGCGCAACCGGCAGTCGACCAAGCAGACGTTGATCACGCTTGTCGAGCACGCCATGCGCCAATGGATGTCCGTCCGCGCGGGCTAG
- a CDS encoding helicase-associated domain-containing protein translates to MSGTTLADWLRAQDDTVLVALLRARPDLATPVPADTAVLAARISTRASVSRACEDLDTFTLTVLEALLVLDADLNPVPQPDLARLLGKEVKPRPLKQALATLRGRALLWGPDDALSTPPASRDAVAAFPAGLGRSVPALADVDLEPLGEDELRVLKTLADGPPIGQTRDAALVVALEQAKTPIQKLLARGLLIRRDGQTVELPREVGLLVRGDRPLGRIQVTEPPMKSTALDVSVVDETGAGEALELLRHAESLIAAWSDDPPAVLRTGGLGVREMRKIAKDLEIDEQRASLLIEVVVAAGLVGDSEGAEPEWVPTALADSWLTATPEVRWSTLAQAWLDVPRLPGLIGQRDERERLLNPLSAELNRANAPRDRRWVLEALAGREPGTTVADASELAAVLAWRAPRRGGRLRDELVRWTMAEGTALAVLSRGAMTTAGRVLIGEGPALASKQLADSLPAPVDHFLVQADLTVVAPGRLEPELADELALVADVESAGGATVYRVGDNSVRRAFDAGRTASDLHELFRKGSRTPIPQSLTYLIDDAARKHGRLRGGSAGSFLRCDDPVLLTEVMAHPAADTLELRKIAPTVLVSPLVLADVLDGLRAAGFAPAAEGADGRVLDLRARARRIPGKARATRRPAHVPTPSEEQLGELVRLVRAGDRARSTQRGERISVPANHGNGPSATLGLLQQAARDGRSVLVDLVDSHGTAATRVIKPQIVGGGVLEGYDLSYGEVRRFPLHRITSAALVED, encoded by the coding sequence ATGTCCGGCACCACTCTGGCCGACTGGCTGCGCGCACAGGACGACACGGTGCTCGTAGCGCTCCTGCGCGCCCGCCCGGACCTGGCCACGCCCGTCCCGGCCGACACGGCGGTGCTGGCGGCCCGGATCAGCACCCGCGCGTCGGTCTCGCGCGCCTGCGAAGACCTCGACACGTTCACCCTGACGGTGCTCGAGGCGCTGCTGGTGCTGGACGCCGACCTGAACCCCGTGCCGCAGCCCGACCTGGCCCGACTGCTGGGCAAGGAGGTCAAGCCGAGGCCTCTCAAGCAGGCGCTGGCCACGTTGCGCGGCCGCGCCCTGCTGTGGGGCCCGGACGACGCCCTGTCGACCCCGCCCGCCTCCCGCGACGCGGTGGCCGCGTTCCCCGCCGGTCTCGGGCGCTCGGTGCCCGCGCTCGCGGACGTGGACCTGGAGCCGCTGGGCGAGGACGAGCTTCGGGTGCTCAAGACGCTGGCCGACGGCCCGCCGATCGGCCAGACCAGGGACGCCGCGCTGGTCGTAGCGCTGGAGCAGGCCAAGACACCGATCCAGAAGCTGCTGGCGCGCGGGCTGCTGATCCGCCGCGACGGCCAGACCGTGGAACTGCCGCGCGAGGTCGGGCTGCTGGTGCGCGGCGACCGTCCGCTGGGGCGGATCCAGGTCACCGAGCCGCCGATGAAGAGCACCGCGCTCGACGTGTCCGTCGTGGACGAGACGGGTGCGGGCGAGGCCCTGGAGCTGCTGCGCCACGCCGAGTCGCTGATCGCGGCGTGGTCGGACGACCCGCCCGCGGTGCTGCGCACGGGCGGGCTGGGCGTGCGCGAGATGCGGAAGATCGCCAAGGACCTGGAGATCGACGAGCAGCGGGCGTCGCTGCTGATCGAGGTGGTCGTGGCCGCCGGGCTGGTGGGCGACAGCGAGGGCGCCGAGCCGGAGTGGGTGCCGACCGCGCTGGCCGACAGCTGGCTGACCGCCACCCCCGAGGTGCGCTGGTCCACGTTGGCGCAGGCGTGGCTGGACGTGCCGAGGCTGCCCGGTCTGATCGGGCAGCGCGACGAGCGCGAGCGGCTGCTGAACCCGTTGTCGGCCGAGCTGAACCGGGCGAACGCGCCGCGCGACCGGCGTTGGGTGCTGGAGGCCCTCGCGGGCCGCGAGCCGGGCACCACCGTGGCGGACGCGAGCGAGCTGGCCGCCGTGCTGGCATGGCGCGCGCCACGTCGTGGCGGACGGCTGCGCGACGAGCTGGTCCGCTGGACGATGGCGGAGGGCACCGCGCTGGCCGTGCTGTCCAGGGGCGCGATGACCACGGCGGGCCGGGTGCTGATCGGTGAGGGCCCGGCGCTGGCGTCGAAGCAGCTGGCGGACTCGCTGCCCGCTCCGGTCGACCACTTCCTGGTGCAGGCGGACCTGACCGTGGTCGCCCCCGGCAGGCTGGAGCCCGAGCTGGCCGACGAGCTGGCGCTGGTGGCCGACGTCGAGTCCGCGGGTGGCGCCACGGTCTACCGGGTCGGCGACAACTCGGTGCGCCGCGCGTTCGACGCCGGGCGCACTGCCTCCGACCTGCACGAACTGTTCCGCAAGGGGTCGAGGACGCCGATCCCGCAGTCGTTGACCTACCTGATCGACGACGCCGCCCGCAAGCACGGACGGCTGCGCGGCGGTTCCGCCGGGTCGTTCCTGCGCTGCGACGACCCGGTGCTGCTCACCGAGGTCATGGCGCACCCGGCGGCGGACACCCTGGAGCTGCGCAAGATCGCCCCCACCGTCCTGGTCAGCCCGCTGGTGCTGGCCGACGTGCTGGACGGCCTGCGCGCGGCGGGTTTCGCCCCCGCGGCGGAGGGCGCGGACGGCCGGGTGCTGGACCTGAGGGCGAGGGCGAGGCGCATCCCCGGCAAGGCCCGCGCCACCCGCAGGCCCGCGCACGTGCCGACGCCGAGCGAGGAGCAGCTGGGCGAGCTGGTCCGCCTGGTCCGGGCGGGCGACCGGGCGCGGTCGACGCAGCGCGGCGAGCGGATCTCCGTGCCCGCGAACCACGGCAACGGGCCGTCGGCCACCCTGGGCCTGCTCCAGCAGGCGGCGCGCGACGGGCGGAGCGTGCTGGTCGACCTGGTCGACTCGCACGGCACGGCGGCGACCCGCGTGATCAAGCCGCAGATCGTCGGCGGCGGCGTGCTGGAGGGGTACGACCTGAGCTACGGCGAGGTGCGCCGGTTCCCCCTGCACCGCATCACGTCGGCGGCACTCGTGGAGGACTGA
- a CDS encoding NAD-dependent malic enzyme, translating into MPVPGPGYSITVRLEAPPSASAAGDLTGAVGRAGGVITAFDVVESHGDRVVIDLTCNALSANHAKDITDTLETLPGVVVRKVSDRTFLVHLGGKIEVTSKVPLRNRDDLSRAYTPGVARICQAIAENPEDARRLTIKRNTVAVVTDGSAVLGLGNIGPAAALPVMEGKAALFKKFAGVDAWPICLDTQDTEEIIRTVQILAPVYGGINLEDIAAPRCFEIEARLRELLDIPVFHDDQHGTAIVVVAALRNALRVVGKDIRDCKLVVCGAGAAGSAIIRLLLQQTPGDVIAVDVDGIVHRDRENMDSNLKSIAERTNKKNAKGRLHDALVEADVFIGVSAPNLFGAAQVATMNSDAIVFALANPDPEIDPMEAQQHAAVVATGRSDFPNQINNVLAFPGVFRGLLDAHARTITDAMLLAAANAIADVVTPDQLNASFIVPSVFDATVAGAVAEAVRKQAAAAKG; encoded by the coding sequence ATGCCGGTCCCCGGCCCTGGTTACTCGATCACCGTTCGACTGGAGGCACCGCCCTCGGCGAGCGCCGCCGGTGACCTGACCGGTGCGGTCGGGCGGGCGGGTGGCGTGATCACGGCGTTCGACGTCGTGGAGTCGCACGGCGACCGCGTCGTCATCGACCTCACGTGCAACGCCCTGTCCGCGAACCACGCCAAGGACATCACCGACACGCTGGAGACGTTGCCCGGCGTCGTCGTCCGCAAGGTGTCCGACCGCACGTTCCTGGTCCACCTCGGCGGCAAGATCGAGGTCACGTCGAAGGTGCCGCTGCGCAACCGCGACGACCTCTCCCGCGCCTACACCCCCGGTGTGGCCCGCATCTGCCAGGCGATCGCGGAGAACCCCGAGGACGCGCGCCGCCTCACGATCAAGCGCAACACCGTCGCCGTCGTCACCGACGGGTCGGCCGTGCTGGGCCTGGGCAACATCGGCCCCGCCGCCGCGCTGCCCGTGATGGAGGGCAAGGCGGCGCTGTTCAAGAAGTTCGCGGGCGTCGACGCGTGGCCGATCTGCCTCGACACGCAGGACACCGAGGAGATCATCCGCACGGTGCAGATCCTCGCGCCGGTCTACGGCGGCATCAACCTCGAGGACATCGCCGCGCCGCGCTGCTTCGAGATCGAGGCCCGGCTGCGCGAGCTGCTCGACATCCCCGTCTTCCACGACGACCAGCACGGCACCGCCATCGTGGTCGTCGCCGCCCTGCGCAACGCGCTCCGCGTGGTCGGCAAGGACATCCGCGACTGCAAGCTCGTGGTCTGCGGCGCGGGTGCCGCGGGTTCGGCGATCATCCGCCTGCTGCTCCAGCAGACGCCGGGCGACGTGATCGCCGTGGACGTCGACGGGATCGTGCACCGCGACCGCGAGAACATGGACAGCAACCTCAAGTCCATCGCGGAGCGCACGAACAAGAAGAACGCCAAGGGCCGCCTGCACGACGCGCTCGTGGAGGCGGACGTGTTCATCGGCGTGTCCGCGCCCAACCTGTTCGGCGCCGCCCAGGTCGCGACGATGAACTCCGACGCCATCGTGTTCGCGTTGGCCAACCCGGACCCCGAGATCGACCCGATGGAGGCCCAGCAGCACGCCGCCGTCGTGGCCACCGGGCGCAGCGACTTCCCGAACCAGATCAACAACGTGCTCGCGTTCCCCGGCGTGTTCCGCGGTCTGCTCGACGCGCACGCCAGGACCATCACCGACGCGATGCTGCTGGCCGCCGCCAACGCCATCGCCGACGTCGTGACGCCCGACCAGCTCAACGCGTCGTTCATCGTGCCCAGCGTCTTCGACGCCACGGTGGCGGGCGCGGTGGCGGAAGCAGTGCGCAAACAGGCAGCCGCCGCCAAGGGCTAG
- the moaC gene encoding cyclic pyranopterin monophosphate synthase MoaC gives MTKQFTHLDSSGAARMVDVSGKEPTTRTAVATGVVHTTPEVVALLAGDDLPKGDALATARIAGIMAAKRTSELVPLCHPLSLSSVEVGLVLGEAEIRISATVRTTDRTGVEMEALTAVSIAGLTLHDMVKAVDPCASIDAVRVERKDGGKSGTWIRPEGR, from the coding sequence ATGACCAAGCAGTTCACCCACCTGGACTCCAGCGGCGCGGCGCGCATGGTCGACGTCTCCGGCAAGGAACCCACCACCAGAACGGCGGTGGCGACCGGGGTGGTGCACACGACGCCCGAGGTCGTGGCACTGCTCGCCGGGGACGACCTGCCCAAGGGCGACGCGCTCGCGACCGCCCGGATCGCGGGGATCATGGCCGCGAAGCGCACGTCCGAACTGGTGCCGCTGTGCCACCCGCTGTCGTTGTCGAGCGTGGAGGTCGGCCTCGTGCTGGGCGAGGCGGAGATCCGCATCTCCGCCACCGTCCGCACGACCGACCGGACCGGCGTCGAGATGGAGGCGCTGACCGCCGTCTCCATCGCCGGTCTGACCCTGCACGACATGGTGAAGGCCGTCGACCCGTGCGCGTCCATCGACGCGGTGCGCGTGGAGCGCAAGGACGGCGGCAAGTCCGGCACCTGGATCCGCCCGGAGGGCAGATGA
- a CDS encoding molybdenum cofactor biosynthesis protein MoaE, with product MNTARVITASNRAASGVYEDRGGPLIVEWLRGKGFEVPDAVVVPDGEPVAEALRQAVAAEANVVVTTGGTGINPTDRTPEATRAVLDYEVPGLADAIRRSGWPTVPTAVLSRGLAGVAGRTLVVNLPGSTGGVRDGLEILGLVIDHAVDQLRGGDHVHANAALHTGPAAVLRATVSESPLSIEEHAALVEDAGAGAVVTFSGVVRDHDGGRSVRELEYVGHPSAADIVAEVAADIATRYSGVRALAVSHRVGPLAIGDVALVVAVAAEHRKEAFAVCSELVDEVKRRLPVWKRQVFTDGTDEWVNCP from the coding sequence ATGAACACGGCACGAGTCATCACCGCTTCCAACCGCGCCGCCTCCGGCGTCTACGAGGACCGCGGCGGCCCGCTGATCGTCGAGTGGCTGCGCGGCAAGGGCTTCGAGGTCCCCGACGCAGTCGTCGTCCCCGACGGCGAACCGGTCGCGGAAGCCCTCCGCCAGGCCGTCGCGGCCGAGGCGAACGTCGTCGTCACGACCGGCGGCACCGGCATCAACCCCACCGACCGCACCCCGGAAGCCACCCGCGCGGTCCTCGACTACGAGGTTCCGGGTCTCGCCGACGCCATCCGCCGCTCCGGCTGGCCCACCGTCCCGACCGCCGTGCTCTCCCGCGGCCTCGCAGGCGTGGCAGGCCGCACCCTCGTCGTCAACCTCCCCGGCTCCACCGGCGGCGTCCGCGACGGCCTGGAGATCCTCGGCCTGGTCATCGACCACGCGGTCGACCAACTCCGCGGCGGCGACCACGTCCACGCCAACGCCGCCCTCCACACCGGCCCGGCCGCAGTGCTCCGCGCCACCGTCAGCGAATCACCGCTCTCGATCGAAGAACACGCCGCCCTCGTCGAAGACGCGGGCGCAGGCGCCGTCGTCACCTTCTCCGGCGTAGTCCGAGACCACGACGGCGGCCGCTCCGTCCGCGAACTCGAATACGTAGGCCACCCCAGCGCCGCAGACATCGTCGCCGAAGTAGCAGCCGACATCGCCACCCGCTACTCAGGCGTCCGAGCCCTAGCCGTCTCCCACCGCGTAGGCCCCCTCGCCATCGGCGACGTCGCCCTCGTAGTCGCAGTCGCCGCCGAACACCGCAAAGAAGCCTTCGCCGTCTGCTCAGAACTGGTCGACGAGGTCAAACGCCGCCTACCCGTCTGGAAACGCCAGGTCTTCACCGACGGCACCGACGAATGGGTCAACTGCCCCTAA
- a CDS encoding transglycosylase family protein — MSYRGKHRQLSSAARSIAKVAVAGIIVGAPLSMAAGTAQAQGGVDWDAVAQCESGGNWSINTGNGYYGGLQFSPSTWAANGGSGSAAGASREEQIRVAENVLQSQGIGAWPVCGPRGLGGGGTPAVVQAAPVQQAPVQQQQQAAPAPSQQRVAQAPVQQHAAPVVVALPSSNPDGDYEIKAGDTLSKIADEQKVEGGWAKLAELNKDFIPNHDLILPGQKIATK; from the coding sequence ATTTCTTACCGAGGCAAGCACCGCCAGCTGTCCAGTGCCGCTCGCAGCATCGCCAAGGTCGCGGTGGCCGGCATCATCGTCGGTGCACCGCTCAGCATGGCCGCCGGTACAGCCCAGGCCCAGGGTGGAGTCGACTGGGACGCCGTCGCGCAGTGCGAGAGCGGTGGCAACTGGAGCATCAACACCGGCAACGGCTACTACGGCGGTCTGCAGTTCTCCCCCAGCACGTGGGCCGCCAACGGCGGCTCCGGCTCGGCAGCGGGCGCGTCCCGCGAGGAGCAGATCCGCGTGGCCGAGAACGTCCTGCAGTCGCAGGGCATCGGCGCGTGGCCGGTCTGCGGTCCGCGCGGGCTCGGCGGTGGTGGCACGCCCGCAGTGGTGCAGGCCGCCCCCGTCCAGCAGGCGCCCGTGCAGCAGCAGCAGCAGGCCGCCCCGGCCCCGTCGCAGCAGCGGGTCGCCCAAGCGCCCGTGCAGCAGCACGCGGCCCCGGTCGTGGTCGCGCTGCCGTCGTCGAACCCGGACGGCGACTACGAGATCAAGGCGGGCGACACCCTGTCGAAGATCGCCGATGAGCAGAAGGTCGAGGGGGGCTGGGCCAAGCTGGCTGAGCTCAACAAGGACTTCATCCCGAACCACGACCTGATCCTGCCCGGCCAGAAGATCGCTACGAAGTAG
- a CDS encoding MoaD/ThiS family protein, which produces MPELTVRYFAGARAAAGVPDENIPLTGGATVADVLTLVHERHGEPLARVLASASFLLDGVAVRDRGIPVRSGALLDVLPPFAGG; this is translated from the coding sequence TTGCCCGAGCTGACGGTGCGGTACTTCGCGGGGGCCCGCGCGGCCGCGGGCGTGCCGGACGAGAACATCCCGCTCACCGGCGGCGCCACGGTGGCCGACGTGCTGACGCTGGTGCACGAGCGGCACGGGGAACCGCTGGCACGGGTGCTCGCCTCGGCGAGCTTCCTGCTGGACGGGGTGGCGGTGCGGGATCGCGGGATCCCGGTGCGGTCCGGGGCACTGCTGGACGTGCTGCCGCCGTTCGCCGGGGGATGA
- the moaA gene encoding GTP 3',8-cyclase MoaA, giving the protein MTAVELGLPVVRGTPDTTARPDQPGLVDRFGRVATDLRVSLTDRCNLRCTYCMPAEGLDWLPQPEVLSDEELARLLAIAVTRLGVTDVRFTGGEPLLRRGLEDVITATAALRPRPKISMTTNGLSLAKRAASLVAAGLNRVNVSLDTLDRARFHELTRRDRLHDVFEGMAAARAAGLDPVKINSVLLRGVNEDEAVPLLRFAVENGYQLRFIEQMPLDPQHGWDRSSMVTAAEILASLGTGFTLTPEPVARGGAPAERWLVDGGPAVVGVIASVTRPFCAACDRTRLTADGQLRNCLFSQSETDLRAPLRSGGSDDEIADMWRATMWAKAAGHGINDAGFHQPDRPMSAIGG; this is encoded by the coding sequence GTGACAGCAGTCGAACTCGGGTTGCCGGTCGTGCGGGGCACACCGGACACGACGGCGCGTCCGGACCAACCGGGGCTGGTCGACCGCTTCGGTCGGGTCGCGACCGACCTCAGGGTCTCGCTGACCGACCGGTGCAACCTGCGCTGCACCTACTGCATGCCCGCCGAGGGCCTCGACTGGCTGCCGCAGCCCGAGGTGCTCAGTGACGAGGAGCTCGCCCGCCTGCTCGCCATCGCCGTCACCCGGCTCGGCGTCACCGACGTCCGGTTCACCGGCGGCGAACCGCTGCTGCGACGCGGCCTGGAGGACGTGATCACGGCCACCGCCGCGTTGCGACCGCGTCCGAAGATCTCCATGACCACCAACGGCCTGTCGCTCGCCAAGCGCGCCGCCTCCCTGGTCGCGGCCGGGCTGAACAGGGTGAACGTCTCCCTGGACACCCTGGACCGCGCCAGGTTCCACGAGCTGACCAGGCGCGACCGGCTGCACGACGTGTTCGAGGGCATGGCTGCCGCCCGCGCGGCGGGACTGGACCCCGTGAAGATCAACTCGGTGCTGCTGCGCGGCGTGAACGAGGACGAGGCCGTCCCGCTGCTCCGGTTCGCCGTCGAGAACGGCTACCAGCTGCGGTTCATCGAGCAGATGCCGCTCGACCCGCAGCACGGCTGGGACCGCTCCAGCATGGTCACCGCCGCCGAGATCCTCGCCTCCCTCGGCACCGGGTTCACCCTGACCCCCGAACCGGTCGCCCGCGGCGGCGCCCCCGCCGAACGCTGGCTGGTCGACGGCGGTCCCGCCGTCGTCGGCGTCATCGCCTCGGTCACCAGGCCGTTCTGCGCAGCCTGCGACCGCACCCGGCTCACCGCCGACGGCCAGCTCCGCAACTGCCTGTTCAGCCAGTCCGAGACCGACCTGCGCGCCCCGCTGCGATCGGGCGGGTCCGACGACGAGATCGCCGACATGTGGCGCGCCACCATGTGGGCCAAAGCCGCCGGGCACGGCATCAACGACGCGGGCTTCCACCAGCCCGACCGGCCCATGAGCGCAATCGGAGGATGA
- a CDS encoding MarR family transcriptional regulator: MAEVPTDVLERFAWYAREMSALTVMFHSRVAEQMGLSATDEKCLDLAMRADGPLTAGRIAELSGLSTGAVTGVIDRLERAGYVRRVRDPHDRRKVLVEVTPQNSDKFAHLFEGAMETVETVLAQFTPDERELLERYNKLTIEVFRERMF, from the coding sequence ATGGCCGAGGTGCCGACGGACGTGCTGGAACGCTTCGCCTGGTACGCGCGCGAGATGAGCGCGCTCACGGTCATGTTCCACAGCAGGGTCGCCGAGCAGATGGGCTTGTCGGCCACCGACGAGAAGTGCCTCGACCTGGCCATGCGCGCCGACGGGCCGCTCACCGCGGGCCGCATCGCCGAGCTGTCCGGCCTGTCCACGGGGGCGGTCACCGGCGTGATCGACCGGCTGGAGCGCGCCGGGTACGTCCGCCGCGTCCGCGACCCGCACGACCGCCGCAAGGTGCTCGTGGAGGTCACGCCGCAGAACTCCGACAAGTTCGCGCACCTCTTCGAGGGGGCGATGGAGACCGTCGAGACGGTCCTCGCCCAGTTCACGCCGGACGAGCGCGAACTGCTGGAGCGGTACAACAAGCTCACCATCGAGGTCTTCCGCGAACGCATGTTCTGA
- a CDS encoding HAD-IIA family hydrolase, whose product MPERWNYLMDMDGVLVHEEHPIPGAGEFVAELTGNEIPFLVLTNNSIYTPRDLRARLARTGLDMPETAIWTSALATAKFLDSQRPNGSAFVIGEAGLTTALHEIGYVLTDRDPDYVVLGETRTYSFTAITKAIRLVEEGAKFIATNPDATGPSREGSLPATGAVAALIARATGREPYFVGKPNPLMMRSALRALGTHSANTLMIGDRMDTDIRAGLEAGLQTILVLSGISADSTAEMYPFRPTRVINSIAELVGNSADPFADPSGKVASG is encoded by the coding sequence ATGCCGGAGCGTTGGAACTACCTGATGGACATGGACGGCGTCTTGGTGCACGAGGAGCACCCGATTCCGGGCGCCGGTGAGTTCGTCGCCGAGCTGACCGGCAACGAGATCCCGTTCCTCGTCCTCACCAACAACTCGATCTACACCCCGCGCGACCTGCGGGCCAGGCTGGCGCGCACCGGGCTGGACATGCCCGAGACGGCGATCTGGACGTCGGCGCTGGCCACCGCGAAGTTCCTCGACTCGCAGCGGCCCAACGGGTCCGCGTTCGTGATCGGCGAGGCGGGCCTGACGACCGCGCTGCACGAGATCGGGTACGTGCTGACCGACCGCGACCCGGACTACGTGGTCCTGGGCGAGACCAGGACGTACAGCTTCACCGCGATCACCAAGGCCATCCGGCTGGTCGAGGAGGGGGCGAAGTTCATCGCCACCAACCCCGACGCCACCGGTCCCAGCCGCGAGGGCTCGCTGCCCGCGACCGGAGCCGTGGCCGCGCTGATCGCCCGCGCGACCGGCCGCGAGCCGTACTTCGTGGGCAAGCCCAACCCGTTGATGATGAGGTCCGCGCTGCGCGCGCTGGGCACCCACTCGGCGAACACGCTGATGATCGGCGACCGGATGGACACCGACATCCGGGCGGGCCTGGAGGCGGGCCTCCAGACCATCCTCGTGCTGTCCGGCATCTCCGCGGACTCGACCGCCGAGATGTACCCGTTCCGCCCGACCAGGGTCATCAACTCGATCGCCGAACTCGTCGGCAACTCCGCCGACCCGTTCGCGGACCCGTCCGGGAAGGTGGCGAGCGGGTGA